The genomic segment ACCATGACCATGGACTGCGAGTGCGGTCGTTGAACCCAAACGCCTGAATGCGCCGTGGCTCGTCGAATCACAGCGCGTTCAGGCGGCGTTGCGCGGGGTGTACGGGGCCGGAGGCCGGTCAGATGGCGTCGCGGTCGGTCTCGCCGGTACGGATACGCACGACCTGTTCGAGACTGTGCACGAAGATCTTGCCATCGCCGATCTGTCCGGTCTTCGCTGCTTCGATGATCGCTTCGACGACTGCATCGACCCGGTCGTCGGCCACTGCGACCTCGAGCTTGACCTTCGGCAAGAAATCGACCGCATATTCGGCGCCACGATACAGCTCGGTATGGCCTTTCTGACGGCCGAAGCCCTTGACCTCGGTCATGGTCGTGCCGTGCACACCCACCTCGGCGAGTGCTTCGCGTACGTCGTCGAGACGGAAGGGCTTGATGACGGCGGTAACCATTTTCATTGGATCGGCTCCTTTATTTGGATGCTTCGAGTCTAACATCGGCTCGCGGTCCGACCGCCAGTCACGTGGCCGTGTTCGGCCTGCCGTTACAGGTCGTAACCACGCTCTTCATGCTCGGAAATATCCAGCCCTACCTGCTCGCCGTCG from the Salinisphaera sp. T31B1 genome contains:
- a CDS encoding P-II family nitrogen regulator; the encoded protein is MKMVTAVIKPFRLDDVREALAEVGVHGTTMTEVKGFGRQKGHTELYRGAEYAVDFLPKVKLEVAVADDRVDAVVEAIIEAAKTGQIGDGKIFVHSLEQVVRIRTGETDRDAI